One window of the Thermoplasmata archaeon genome contains the following:
- a CDS encoding NAD-dependent deacylase: MLDVVVEKLRKAKRVAVLTGAGISAESGIATFRGKGGLWEKYDVEKLATPRGFYSDPAYFWEWFEGRRKEMLKAEPNAGHKALGELEKIVGEFTLITQNIDRLHQRAGSKNVLELHGNAFTIYCPRDGWRMETYEPLPSIPPFCQCGAVLRPDVVLFEEPLDEVILRKAFEAAENAEVFLSIGTSAVVYPAAYLPLEAKRNGGFLIEINPEPTPLSQLADAVFREKAGEILPLILERLRK; the protein is encoded by the coding sequence ATGCTTGATGTTGTTGTAGAGAAACTCAGGAAGGCAAAAAGGGTTGCAGTGCTCACAGGTGCAGGAATTTCTGCGGAGAGTGGTATTGCCACATTCAGAGGGAAGGGCGGGCTCTGGGAAAAATACGATGTGGAAAAGCTTGCAACACCACGAGGATTTTATTCAGACCCTGCATACTTCTGGGAATGGTTTGAGGGCAGGAGAAAGGAAATGTTGAAGGCAGAGCCGAATGCTGGCCATAAAGCCCTTGGAGAACTTGAAAAGATTGTTGGGGAATTTACATTGATTACCCAGAACATAGACAGGTTGCATCAGAGGGCTGGAAGCAAAAATGTGCTTGAGTTGCATGGAAATGCGTTCACAATTTACTGTCCAAGGGATGGATGGAGAATGGAAACCTATGAACCATTGCCCTCAATTCCGCCTTTCTGCCAGTGCGGTGCTGTGCTGCGTCCCGATGTGGTGCTGTTTGAAGAACCGCTGGATGAAGTCATTTTGAGGAAGGCGTTTGAGGCAGCTGAAAATGCAGAGGTGTTTCTGAGCATCGGGACATCAGCAGTGGTCTATCCTGCTGCCTATCTTCCACTGGAAGCAAAGCGAAACGGTGGATTTTTGATTGAGATAAACCCGGAGCCAACTCCATTGAGCCAGCTTGCAGATGCTGTTTTTCGGGAGAAGGCGGGAGA
- a CDS encoding secondary thiamine-phosphate synthase enzyme YjbQ, with product MSEVHLENFNVNTRCEMDVVDITRQVEKCVSASGLTSGIVNVFVQGSTAAISTIEYEEGLARDLETALERIAPKDAEYLHHLRWHDDNGRSHVRATIIGPSITVPFENGRLVLGTWQQIVLVELDTHGRTRKVYVTVMGR from the coding sequence ATGAGCGAGGTGCATCTGGAAAATTTCAATGTAAATACAAGGTGCGAGATGGATGTTGTTGACATAACGAGGCAGGTTGAGAAATGTGTTTCTGCCTCCGGCTTGACATCAGGCATTGTGAATGTTTTTGTGCAGGGCTCAACTGCTGCAATAAGCACGATAGAATACGAAGAAGGACTTGCTCGAGACCTTGAAACTGCTTTAGAGCGGATTGCTCCAAAAGATGCGGAATATCTTCATCATCTTCGCTGGCACGACGACAATGGCCGTTCGCATGTGCGGGCTACCATAATCGGTCCAAGCATTACTGTTCCTTTTGAAAATGGGAGGCTTGTGCTGGGAACATGGCAGCAAATTGTGCTTGTTGAGCTGGACACGCATGGAAGAACGAGAAAAGTGTATGTGACTGTAATGGGGCGGTGA